The DNA window GACCGCTGGCGCCGCGCTGGCGGGAAGGCGACGTTCACCGCCGGGCACGGCGGATTTCGGCCAAGCTTGCGTCCGTGCCTGGATTCGAGTCGATCGACGCCCTCGTCGCCCGGATGGAGGAGCAGCTGAAGCCGCTCGAGCGCGACGGCGATCCGCGTCAGTACTTCCATGGCACGTACCTGCGCACGACGAAGGCGGTCGGGGCCGAGGTCGCCGTCGGTGGGTTCCGCGACAACCCCTGGGTCGAACGGTGGGATCTCGCGTTCGCGCAGCTCTACCTGGACGCGCTCGAGGCGCCCCGCCCGCCGCGGCCGTGGGCGGTCGCGTTCGACGCCGCGCCCGACCTGCCGCCGCTGCGGCACGTGCTCCTGGGCATGAACGCGCACATCAACTACGACCTGCCGCAAGCCCTGCTCGCCGTGATCGACGACGCCGAGTTCGACGACGCCGCGCTGCTGGAACGTCGGGAGGCAGACCACCGGCACATCGACCTGGTCCTCGCCGACCGGGTCGAGGGCGAGACGCGCGAACGGATCGCCGCCGGCGCTCACCTCAGCCTGCTCGATCGTGTCCTGCTCCCGTGGAACAAGCTCGGCACGAAGCGGTTCTTGGCGGAGTCGCGGCACAAGGTCTGGTCCAACACGACAGTCCTCGCCCAAGCGCGCCGCGCCGGTCCGTCGGACTATCGTGCGCGACTGGAGGAGCTCGAGGGTCTGGTTGCCCACCGCGTCACGGAGCTGACGCGGCCCGGCCAGGTGATCCTGCAGCTCGCGGTCCAGGGTTTCGGAGTGCAGCTCAAGTCCACGAGGTGAAGGAGAATCGCGCATGTCCGTTCCACCGCACGCCAAGGTGATCGGTCCGGAAGACGGCAGGACGCTCAAGCTGTTCGGCGTCCGGTTCCACTACAAGATCGAGACGGCCGACGCCGGAGGCAACCTCGCGTTGATGGAGGTCGAGATTCCTCCACACACGTTGGTGAAACCGCACAACCACACGCGCGAGGACGAGTACTCGCTGATCATGTCGGGCACCGTCGGCGTGCGCGTCGGCGACGACGTACGGG is part of the Tenggerimyces flavus genome and encodes:
- a CDS encoding DUF5995 family protein, translating into MPGFESIDALVARMEEQLKPLERDGDPRQYFHGTYLRTTKAVGAEVAVGGFRDNPWVERWDLAFAQLYLDALEAPRPPRPWAVAFDAAPDLPPLRHVLLGMNAHINYDLPQALLAVIDDAEFDDAALLERREADHRHIDLVLADRVEGETRERIAAGAHLSLLDRVLLPWNKLGTKRFLAESRHKVWSNTTVLAQARRAGPSDYRARLEELEGLVAHRVTELTRPGQVILQLAVQGFGVQLKSTR